A window from Canis aureus isolate CA01 chromosome 23, VMU_Caureus_v.1.0, whole genome shotgun sequence encodes these proteins:
- the LOC144295052 gene encoding U2 small nuclear ribonucleoprotein auxiliary factor 35 kDa subunit-related protein 2-like: MAAPGKMMFPEKPSREKYRAALRKAKRKKRRQELARLRDPGPSQQEEEDAFTEEQRLDEKLLEIERQKLHEAWLLREQKAQEDFRRKKEREEAARKWREEHERKLREEWDAQQRRQRQEQEQRLQERRRREEAARRPLEQAGPGARLGNGAPWRNPEPPTGLRAPERDRADCPFYRKTGACRFGDRCSRRHDLPSSSPTLLVRSMFTTFGMEQCRRDDYDPDAGLEDSEEDTYQHFRAFYDDVLPEFRAVGTVVQFKVSRNLEPHLRGNVYVQYRSEAECRAALSLFNGRWYAGRRLQCELCPVTRWKAAICGLFELRRCPRGRRCNFLHVFRNPDDGFWRASRDPPLRPGPGPDRDRAGPPSRRGSPTGRRAGRREDRHGGPRRRRSPGPGRSRGSRGGRESERRSSPRGEGSRGRLSRSRAGPRAASRGGERGRGGGRGRGGRGGRGRGGRSRSSSGARSRGRRRPGSRDRTTPSPKGK; encoded by the coding sequence ATGGCGGCGCCCGGGAAGATGATGTTTCCGGAGAAACCAAGCCGCGAGAAGTACAGGGCCGCCCTGAGGAAGGCGAAGCGCAAGAAGCGACGGCAGGAACTGGCGCGGTTGAGAGACCCAGGCCCCTctcagcaggaggaagaggatgcTTTTACTGAAGAACAACGCCTAGACGAGAAGCTGTTGGAGATCGAGAGGCAAAAACTGCACGAGGCGTGGTTGCTTCGGGAGCAGAAGGCGCAAGAGGActtcagaaggaagaaggaaagggaggaggcgGCTAGGAAATGGCGGGAAGAACACGAGAGGAAGCTAAGGGAAGAGTGGGACGCGCAGCAGAGAagacagaggcaggagcaggagcagaggctgCAGGAGCGGAGACGACGGGAGGAGGCCGCGCGGAGGCCGCTGGAGCAGGCTGGGCCCGGGGCGCGGCTGGGGAATGGCGCCCCCTGGCGAAACCCGGAGCCGCCCACGGGCCTGCGGGCGCCCGAGAGGGATCGCGCGGATTGTCCGTTCTACAGGAAAACGGGGGCGTGCAGATTCGGAGACAGGTGTTCGCGTCGACACGACCTCCCGTCCTCGAGCCCCACGCTCCTCGTGAGGAGCATGTTCACGACGTTCGGGATGGAGCAGTGCCGACGGGACGACTACGACCCGGACGCGGGCCTGGAGGACAGCGAGGAGGACACCTACCAGCACTTCCGGGCCTTCTACGACGACGTGCTGCCGGAGTTCAGGGCCGTGGGCACCGTGGTCCAGTTCAAGGTCAGCCGCAACCTGGAGCCGCACCTCCGGGGCAACGTGTACGTCCAGTACCGGTCGGAAGCGGAGTGCCGGGCCGCCCTGTCGCTGTTCAACGGGCGCTGGTACGCGGGGCGGCGGCTGCAGTGCGAGCTCTGCCCGGTGACCCGGTGGAAGGCGGCCATCTGCGGCCTGTTTGAGCTGCGCCGGTGCCCAAGGGGGAGACGCTGCAACTTTCTGCACGTGTTCAGAAATCCCGACGACGGGTTCTGGCGGGCCAGCCGCGACCCCCCCCTgcgccccgggcccgggcccgaCCGCGATCGCGCCGGCCCGCCCTCCCGGAGGGGCTCCCCGACCGGACGGCGCGCGGGCCGCCGCGAGGACCGCCAcggggggccgcggcggcggAGGAGCCCCGGCCCGGGCCGCTCCCGCGGGAGCCGCGGGGGGCGCGAGAGCGAGCGCAGGAGCAGCCCCCGGGGGGAGGGGTCGCGCGGACGCCTGTCGAGGAGCCGCGCGGGGCCCAGGGCAGCCAGTCGGGGCGGGGAgaggggccgcggcgggggccggggccgggggggccggggcggccggggccggggcggccggAGCCGCAGCTCCTCTGGGGCCAGGAGCCGAGGCAGGAGGAGGCCAGGCAGCAGGGACCGGACCACTCCGAGTCCCAAAGGCAAATAG